In Rosa chinensis cultivar Old Blush chromosome 1, RchiOBHm-V2, whole genome shotgun sequence, a genomic segment contains:
- the LOC112182157 gene encoding probable WRKY transcription factor 12 isoform X2, which translates to MEGGHHRGVSNYDLHQQVSFSSSTPPAEQVIHHELGFVQFENHHHHNQVLSFLAPSSAQQSQPPPQQQQQQPSSHHHQTAAVNSSITVTTTAATNTNMGFSHSHDLVTRPSWNNNDQVGTLDPKGVSDENGTGNGSDCSNSWWRSSNSEKSKMKVRRKLREPRFCFQTRSDVDVLDDGYKWRKYGQKVVKNSLHPRSYYRCTHSNCRVKKRVERLSEDCRMVITTYEGRHNHIPSDDSNSSEHECFTSF; encoded by the exons ATGGAAGGAGGTCATCACAGAGGGGTTTCAAATTACGATCTTCATCAGCAGGTTTCGTTTTCCAGCAGTACCCCTCCCGCAGAACAAGTGATCCACCACGAATTGGGGTTCGTGCAGTTtgaaaatcatcatcatcataatcAAGTTTTGAGCTTCTTGGCACCGTCTTCCGCACAACAGTCACAGCCACCgccgcagcagcagcagcagcagccttCTTCTCACCATCATCAGACAGCTGCCGTGAACAGTAGCATCACTGTCACCACCACCGCTGCGACAAACACCAACATGGGGTTTAGTCACAGTCATGATCTTGTTACAAGACCTTCTTGGAATAACAACGACCAG GTGGGAACGCTGGATCCGAAGGGTGTCAGTGATGAAAACGGAACCGGTAATGGTAGCGATTGCAGCAATTCATG GTGGAGGAGCTCAAACTCAGAGAAAAGCAAGATGAAGGTGAGGAGAAAGCTCAGAGAGCCAAGATTCTGTTTCCAAACCAGGAGTGATGTGGATGTGCTTGATGATGGTTACAAGTGGAGGAAATATGGCCAGAAAGTTGTCAAGAACAGCCTTCATCCTAG AAGTTACTACCGGTGTACTCACAGTAACTGTCGGGTGAAGAAAAGGGTTGAACGACTGTCTGAAGATTGTCGTATGGTGATAACAACCTATGAAGGTAGACACAACCATATCCCTTCAGATGACTCTAATTCATCTGAGCATGAATGCTTTACCTCTTTCTAA
- the LOC112182157 gene encoding probable WRKY transcription factor 12 isoform X3 has protein sequence MEGGHHRGVSNYDLHQQVSFSSSTPPAEQVIHHELGFVQFENHHHHNQVLSFLAPSSAQQSQPPPQQQQQQPSSHHHQTAAVNSSITVTTTAATNTNMGFSHSHDLVTRPSWNNNDQVGTLDPKGVSDENGTGNGSDCSNSWWRSSNSEKSKMKVRRKLREPRFCFQTRSDVDVLDDGYKWRKYGQKVVKNSLHPRSYYRCTHSNCRVKKRVERLSEDCRMVITTYEGRDS, from the exons ATGGAAGGAGGTCATCACAGAGGGGTTTCAAATTACGATCTTCATCAGCAGGTTTCGTTTTCCAGCAGTACCCCTCCCGCAGAACAAGTGATCCACCACGAATTGGGGTTCGTGCAGTTtgaaaatcatcatcatcataatcAAGTTTTGAGCTTCTTGGCACCGTCTTCCGCACAACAGTCACAGCCACCgccgcagcagcagcagcagcagccttCTTCTCACCATCATCAGACAGCTGCCGTGAACAGTAGCATCACTGTCACCACCACCGCTGCGACAAACACCAACATGGGGTTTAGTCACAGTCATGATCTTGTTACAAGACCTTCTTGGAATAACAACGACCAG GTGGGAACGCTGGATCCGAAGGGTGTCAGTGATGAAAACGGAACCGGTAATGGTAGCGATTGCAGCAATTCATG GTGGAGGAGCTCAAACTCAGAGAAAAGCAAGATGAAGGTGAGGAGAAAGCTCAGAGAGCCAAGATTCTGTTTCCAAACCAGGAGTGATGTGGATGTGCTTGATGATGGTTACAAGTGGAGGAAATATGGCCAGAAAGTTGTCAAGAACAGCCTTCATCCTAG AAGTTACTACCGGTGTACTCACAGTAACTGTCGGGTGAAGAAAAGGGTTGAACGACTGTCTGAAGATTGTCGTATGGTGATAACAACCTATGAAG GGCGAGATTCATAA
- the LOC112182157 gene encoding probable WRKY transcription factor 12 isoform X1 encodes MEGGHHRGVSNYDLHQQVSFSSSTPPAEQVIHHELGFVQFENHHHHNQVLSFLAPSSAQQSQPPPQQQQQQPSSHHHQTAAVNSSITVTTTAATNTNMGFSHSHDLVTRPSWNNNDQVGTLDPKGVSDENGTGNGSDCSNSWWRSSNSEKSKMKVRRKLREPRFCFQTRSDVDVLDDGYKWRKYGQKVVKNSLHPRSYYRCTHSNCRVKKRVERLSEDCRMVITTYEVFHFYYVMSTRRLYSSNYESSPTFYS; translated from the exons ATGGAAGGAGGTCATCACAGAGGGGTTTCAAATTACGATCTTCATCAGCAGGTTTCGTTTTCCAGCAGTACCCCTCCCGCAGAACAAGTGATCCACCACGAATTGGGGTTCGTGCAGTTtgaaaatcatcatcatcataatcAAGTTTTGAGCTTCTTGGCACCGTCTTCCGCACAACAGTCACAGCCACCgccgcagcagcagcagcagcagccttCTTCTCACCATCATCAGACAGCTGCCGTGAACAGTAGCATCACTGTCACCACCACCGCTGCGACAAACACCAACATGGGGTTTAGTCACAGTCATGATCTTGTTACAAGACCTTCTTGGAATAACAACGACCAG GTGGGAACGCTGGATCCGAAGGGTGTCAGTGATGAAAACGGAACCGGTAATGGTAGCGATTGCAGCAATTCATG GTGGAGGAGCTCAAACTCAGAGAAAAGCAAGATGAAGGTGAGGAGAAAGCTCAGAGAGCCAAGATTCTGTTTCCAAACCAGGAGTGATGTGGATGTGCTTGATGATGGTTACAAGTGGAGGAAATATGGCCAGAAAGTTGTCAAGAACAGCCTTCATCCTAG AAGTTACTACCGGTGTACTCACAGTAACTGTCGGGTGAAGAAAAGGGTTGAACGACTGTCTGAAGATTGTCGTATGGTGATAACAACCTATGAAG TTTTCCACTTTTATTACGTAATGAGCACAAGGAGACTTTATAGCAGTAACTATGAATCATCACCAACCTTCTATAGTTAA